A stretch of DNA from Nocardioides sp. Arc9.136:
CAGCTCGACCGCGAGCACCCCGGTGACGCCGAGCTCGCCGGCGATCCGGAGCGCGACCTGCTGGGCGTGGGTCGCGAGGTCGGGGTCGAGGTCGGGCGCCGGGGCGACCACCTCGTGGCAGATGCCGTCGCGCTGGGTGCTCGCCACGACCGGGTACGCCGCCGCCTGGCCGCTCGGCGAGCGGACCACCAGCGCGGAGAGCTCGCGCCGGAAGTCGACCCGCTCCTCGGCCAGGATCCGCACCCCGGTGGCCCGGGCGGCGGCGAACGCCTCGGCGCAGTCCTCGGCGGAGCCGACGAACCACACTCCCTTGCCGTCGTACCCGCCGCGGGTGGTCTTCAGGACGCAGGGAAGCCCGAACGCCTCGACGTCGGCGACGTCGGCGACGATCGCGTTCCGCGGGCACTCCACCCCGAGCGCGGCGAGGCGCTCGCGCATCACGCCCTTGTCCTGGGCGTGCACCAGCGCGTCCGGGCCCGGGCGGACCGCGACGCCGTCGGCCTCGAGGGCGTGCAGGTGCTCGGTCGGCACGTGCTCGTGGTCGAAGGTCACCACGCGGCAGCCGGCTGTCACCGCCCGCAGCGTCGGGAGGTCGCGGTGGTCGCCGACCAGGTGGTCGGGGATGACCTGGGCGGCGGAGACGCCCTCGGCCTCGGCGAGCAGCCGCAGCGGCAGGCCGAGCGCGATCGCCGGCTGCGCCATCATCCGGGCGAGCTGGCCACCGCCGATGACGGCCAGCGTGGGAGCGAGCTCAGGCACGTCGGAACCCTAGAGCAGACGACCCCACCGTCCGGCGGCCGGTCAGCGCCACGCCCTCGGCAGGGGGCCGGTCAGGCGGGCGGCCGGGTCTCGAACCGGAGGCCCTTGCCGCGGATCGTGGTGATCAGGTGCGGGCGCCGGCTGTCGTCGCCGAGCTTGCGGCGGACCCAGCCGAGGTGCACGTCGATGGTCTTCGAGGAGGTCCAGAACGTCGTGTGCCACACGTCGCGCATGAGCTCGTCGCGGGTCACGATGTCCCCGGCCCGCGAGATCAGGGCCTGCACGAGGTCGAACTCCTTGCGGGAGAACACGACCTCTTCCTGGCCGCGCCACGCACGGCGGCTGTCTGGGTCGACTCGGACGTCCTGCACCTCGAACACACGACAACCGTAGGCAGCCAGTCCGTGAACCGGGTAAAAACGCCCCGTATTGACAGTGACAACTTCCTGCCAGGTTTCTCACCCAGAAAGGTGAGACCCGTCTTAATGTCTCCGGACGGCCAACGGCTCCACGATGCCGAAGCCGCGGACCGGTCGGGCGGGCAGCCGGCGGGTCTCGAACTGGTCCGCGGGCAGCAGCTCGGCGGTCGTGGCGTCGACGATCACGCGGTTGCGCCGGGCCACCGCGGTCAGCCGGGCCGCCATGTTCACCGGCGGCCCGAAGACGTCCCCCAGCCGCATGACCACCGAGCCGGTGGCGAGGCCCACCCGGACGTCGGGCATCCGCTGGTCGCGGCCGATGACGTTGATGATCCCCTCGGCGGTGTCGTAGGCCCGGACGGGGTCGTCGTTCACGAACAGCACGGAGTCGCCGATGCTCTTGATGACCCGGCCGCGCTGGATCGCCACCACGTCCGCGCACCGGGACTCGAAGAGCTCGACCAGGTCGCCGATGCGCTCCTCGCTCAGCTGGTTGGACAGCGCGGTGAACGACACGATGTCGGCGAAGCCCACCGACAGGGTCGTGGTGTGCAGGTCCTCCTCGTCGGCGCCGAGCGCCTCGATCCGCGCGACCGCCGCGGCCAGGTGCCGCCGCCAGGCGTAGATCAGCAGCTCCTCGAACGGCCCGCCGAAGTGGTCGAGGAAGCGCCGGGCCGACCCGCCGCGAGTGCCGGTCGCCTCGTCGCCGTGCTCGAGCTCGTCGATCCGGTTGACCATCGCGGCCACCTCCCAGTCGGCGAGGCGCGCCATGTTCTGGCCGACGGCCCGGGTGATGTTCACCGCGAGGTCGAAGTCGAAGAGGCCGGCGCGGACGCCGTCGACGAGGGTGGAGAGCGCCCGCAGGTCCGCCTGGTTGTACGCCGCCTCCTCGCCGTGCTCGGGGAAGCCGAGCGCCCGCCACAGCCGGCGGGTCTCCTCCAGGCTCACCCCCGCGCCCGCC
This window harbors:
- a CDS encoding helix-turn-helix domain-containing protein, which encodes MFSRKEFDLVQALISRAGDIVTRDELMRDVWHTTFWTSSKTIDVHLGWVRRKLGDDSRRPHLITTIRGKGLRFETRPPA
- a CDS encoding 5-(carboxyamino)imidazole ribonucleotide synthase, translated to MPELAPTLAVIGGGQLARMMAQPAIALGLPLRLLAEAEGVSAAQVIPDHLVGDHRDLPTLRAVTAGCRVVTFDHEHVPTEHLHALEADGVAVRPGPDALVHAQDKGVMRERLAALGVECPRNAIVADVADVEAFGLPCVLKTTRGGYDGKGVWFVGSAEDCAEAFAAARATGVRILAEERVDFRRELSALVVRSPSGQAAAYPVVASTQRDGICHEVVAPAPDLDPDLATHAQQVALRIAGELGVTGVLAVELFETTDGRVLVNELAMRPHNTGHWTQDGAVTSQFENHLRAVMDLPLGSPAPRARWTVMVNILGGPDPEVGRLWDGYPHAMARDPHLRVHLYGKELRPGRKVGHVNAYGDDLEDCLERARHAAAWFRGDLGNESE
- a CDS encoding adenylate/guanylate cyclase domain-containing protein; the protein is MPELTSQNPDQPDQPDQPPGEGQAPEELHRTILGEALDLSAEDVAAGAGVSLEETRRLWRALGFPEHGEEAAYNQADLRALSTLVDGVRAGLFDFDLAVNITRAVGQNMARLADWEVAAMVNRIDELEHGDEATGTRGGSARRFLDHFGGPFEELLIYAWRRHLAAAVARIEALGADEEDLHTTTLSVGFADIVSFTALSNQLSEERIGDLVELFESRCADVVAIQRGRVIKSIGDSVLFVNDDPVRAYDTAEGIINVIGRDQRMPDVRVGLATGSVVMRLGDVFGPPVNMAARLTAVARRNRVIVDATTAELLPADQFETRRLPARPVRGFGIVEPLAVRRH